One Ricinus communis isolate WT05 ecotype wild-type chromosome 2, ASM1957865v1, whole genome shotgun sequence DNA segment encodes these proteins:
- the LOC8274806 gene encoding uncharacterized protein sll0103: MTFNDDEMLVSPTDSGSRPTPIVPGRVQLISINNNTVPLEETKLKVMLELTGGDSSNDRPGLDLVAVLDVSGSMEGEKISKVKTAMLFMIKKLSSIDRLSIVTFSGDARRLCPLRQISETSQRELENLINGLKAEGATNITAGLKTGLNVLNDRRLSGGRVVGIMLMSDGEQNAGGDAAQVPVGNVPVHTFGFGINHEPRVLKAIAQNSVGGTFSDVQNTDNLSKAFSQCLAGLLTVVVQDLKLTVTRIEDESTIEQVSAGSYPQSKDDDAGSITIMFGDLYSKEVRKVIVDLLLLAVDKERGADVLEITYSYSTGGKLFEAPPATITVSRTGTSLDQEERPEVLTEETRLRTARMIKEARVMADDSKLDDARDKLVEAQNSLEDVVDESNPLVEMLRSELQQLLKLMKSQEIYEKQGRPFALSSETSHDRQRFASRGDVESLRLFATPRMDKYLEQAKSFDEDPSKPLPSVDEDVKEEIAANPLAPIVGPLTFYIQAAIQSLQAIEKIISRGL; this comes from the exons ATGACCTTCAACGATGATGAGATGCTTGTTTCCCCTACAGACTCAG GGTCAAGACCAACACCGATTGTACCAGGAAGAGTACAGCTTATAAGCATAAACAATAACACGGTACCACTTGAAGAAACCAAACTCAAGGTGATGTTGGAGCTCACTGGTGGTGATTCCAGCAATGACAGACCTGGATTGGACCTCGTGGCGGTGTTAGATGTCAGTGGAAGCATGGAAGGAGAGAAGATATCAAAAGTCAAAACTGCCATGCTATTTATGATCAAGAAACTTAGTTCCATTGATCGTCTGTCAATTGTCACATTCTCTGGAGATGCTAGAAGGTTGTGCCCGTTGCGCCAGATATCTGAAACTTCTCAAAGGGAGCTTGAAAATCTGATCAACGGTCTAAAGGCTGAAGGTGCAACTAACATCACTGCAGGCCTTAAAACTGGCTTAAATGTGCTCAACGACCGTAGATTAAGCGGCGGCCGTGTGGTTGGCATCATGCTTATGTCCGATGGGGAGCAGAATGCCGGTGGTGATGCTGCCCAGGTTCCAGTCGGCAATGTGCCCGTACATACATTCGGTTTTGGCATAAATCACGAACCGAGG GTACTCAAGGCTATCGCACAAAATAGTGTGGGAGGAACATTCTCAGATGTTCAAAACACGGACAACTTAAGTAAAGCTTTTTCCCAGTGTTTGGCTGGGCTTCTCACAGTGGTTGTTCAAGACCTGAAGCTGACGGTGACACGAATCGAAGATGAATCGACAATAGAGCAGGTATCTGCCGGAAGCTATCCACAATCCAAGGACGATGATGCTGGCTCTATAACTATTATGTTTGGCGATCTCTACAGCAAAGAGGTGCGCAAGGTCATAGTAgaccttcttcttcttgctgTTGATAAGGAGCGGGGTGCAGATGTTCTCGAAATCACTTACTCATACAG CACTGGGGGAAAGCTGTTTGAAGCCCCTCCTGCGACCATTACTGTAAGCCGCACCGGGACATCACTAGATCAGGAAGAGAGGCCAGAGGTGTTAACTGAGGAAACCCGTCTCCGGACTGCaagaatgataaaagaagCAAGAGTCATGGCTGATGACAGTAAACTAGATGATGCTCGAGACAAGCTGGTTGAAGCACAGAACTCATTGGAGGATGTCGTTGATGAGTCTAACCCATTAGTTGAGATGCTAAGATCGGAACTGCAACAACTTctgaaattgatgaaatcacaAGAAATCTATGAAAAACAAGGGCGTCCCTTTGCACTCTCCTCCGAGACGTCCCATGATCGCCAGCGTTTTGCATCAAGAGGTGATGTGGAAAGCCTGCGGTTATTTGCCACTCCCCGTATGGACAAATACCTTGAGCAAGCCAAGTCATTTGACGAGGATCCCAGCAAGCCGCTGCCCTCAGTGGATGAGGATGTGAAGGAAGAAATCGCTGCCAATCCCCTTGCTCCCATCGTTGGACCTCTTACCTTCTATATTCAGGCAGCCATCCAGTCCCTCCAAGCCATTGAAAAAATTATCAGCAGAGGCCTTTGA